The Punica granatum isolate Tunisia-2019 chromosome 4, ASM765513v2, whole genome shotgun sequence genome has a window encoding:
- the LOC116202876 gene encoding probable O-methyltransferase 3: MEQILHAQAHIWNHCYSYISSMCLKCAIELGIPDTIHSHGGPMTLNQLVEAIPVRLGKAHCLYRVMRVLVYSGFFELQINKRGGAHEEEAAYSLNNISKLLIRDNPLSVEPYLRVMLNPIPMKSMDCLSAWFQNDDLCTVGTAHGMNPWDLVARNPMFGCLFNGAMASDSRLVARVLMDRCKWVFEGLKSLVDVGGGTGEMGKAIADALPHMEYTVLDLPHVVAGLQGTGNLKYVGGDMFNEKIPPADAILLKWILHDWTDEESVKILKKCKEAIPRKEEGGKLIIIEMVIDNPTEEDEKIKETQLLADVAMMNIMGLERNREEWAKLFTDAGFSGYKISPILGLRSVIEVYP, encoded by the exons ATGGAGCAAATTCTTCATGCTCAGGCCCACATATGGAACCATTGCTACAGCTATATAAGTTCGATGTGCTTGAAATGCGCCATAGAACTTGGCATACCTGACACAATCCATAGCCACGGTGGACCCATGACCCTTAACCAGCTTGTGGAAGCGATCCCAGTCCGCCTGGGGAAGGCCCATTGCCTATACCGAGTTATGCGTGTCCTCGTCTACTCAGGCTTCTTCGAGCTGCAGATCAATAAAAGAGGAGGAGCTCATGAGGAGGAGGCAGCTTATTCGCTTAACAATATCTCCAAACTCCTCATCAGAGACAATCCCCTCAGTGTGGAGCCGTACCTTCGGGTTATGCTCAATCCCATTCCGATGAAGTCAATGGATTGTTTGAGCGCCTGGTTCCAAAATGATGATCTTTGCACCGTAGGGACGGCCCATGGAATGAATCCCTGGGATCTTGTGGCCAGAAACCCCATGTTTGGGTGCCTATTCAATGGTGCCATGGCAAGCGATTCTCGGTTGGTTGCGAGGGTGTTGATGGACCGCTGCAAGTGGGTGTTTGAAGGGTTGAAGTCGCTTGTGGATGTAGGGGGCGGGACTGGGGAGATGGGCAAGGCCATCGCAGATGCGCTCCCACATATGGAGTACACTGTGCTTGATCTCCCGCATGTGGTGGCCGGTCTGCAAGGGACTGGGAACTTGAAGTATGTCGGAGGGGACATGTTTAATGAGAAAATCCCACCCGCAGATGCAATTCTCTTGAAG TGGATATTGCATGATTGGACGGACGAGGAGAGCGTAAAAATACTGAAGAAGTGCAAGGAAGCCATACCAAGAAAAGAGGAGGGAGGGAAGTTGATCATCATAGAGATGGTGATCGATAACCCAACAGAAGAAGATGAGAAGATTAAGGAAACACAGCTCTTGGCCGACGTAGCCATGATGAACATCATGGGATTAGAAAGAAACAGAGAGGAATGGGCCAAGCTCTTCACTGATGCCGGTTTTAGCGGTTACAAGATAAGTCCTATATTGGGTTTACGATCTGTCATTGAAGTTTATCCATGA
- the LOC116202655 gene encoding trans-resveratrol di-O-methyltransferase-like, whose translation MDSSSSNNDGAEQVMDQLLQAQAHIWKHCYRYVSSRCLKCAIELGIPDAIHSHGGPMTFNQLVEAIPVRPGKAHCLYRVMRVLVHSGFFDLRIIKTGGAHEDEESYSLNSVSELLLRDNPVNIEPFVRFMLSPNLMKPLNCMSAWFQNDDLCTVETAHGMKPWDLMVRDPKFGSLFNSAMASDSQLVARMVTDCCKWVFEGLKSLVDIGGGTGEMGKVIADAFPQMEYTVFDLPHVVASLQGTRNLKYVGGDMFNEKIPPADAILLKWILHDWNDEESVQILKKCKEAIPIKEEGGKLIIIEMVMDNPTEGDEKIKETQLSADIFMMNAMGIERNREEWAKLFADAGFSSYKMSPILGLRSVIEVYP comes from the exons ATGGATTCATCTTCATCTAATAATGATGGAGCAGAGCAAGTAATGGATCAACTTCTGCAAGCTCAGGCCCACATATGGAAGCATTGCTACAGATATGTTAGTTCGAGGTGCTTGAAATGCGCCATAGAACTCGGCATACCTGACGCAATCCACAGCCATGGTGGACCCATGACCTTTAACCAGCTTGTGGAAGCGATCCCAGTCCGTCCTGGGAAGGCTCATTGCCTATACCGCGTTATGCGTGTCCTCGTCCACTCGGGCTTCTTTGACCTGCGGATCATAAAAACTGGTGGAGCTCATGAGGATGAAGAGTCTTATTCGCTTAACAGTGTGTCCGAACTCCTCCTCAGAGACAATCCCGTCAATATAGAACCCTTTGTGCGGTTCATGCTCAGCCCCAATCTGATGAAGCCGCTAAATTGTATGAGCGCCTGGTTCCAAAATGATGATCTTTGCACGGTAGAGACGGCCCATGGAATGAAACCGTGGGATCTTATGGTCAGAGATCCCAAGTTTGGGAGCCTATTCAACAGTGCCATGGCGAGCGACTCTCAGTTGGTTGCTAGGATGGTGACAGACTGCTGCAAGTGGGTGTTTGAAGGATTGAAGTCGCTCGTGGATATAGGCGGCGGGACTGGGGAGATGGGCAAGGTGATAGCAGACGCCTTCCCACAGATGGAATACACCGTGTTCGATCTCCCGCATGTGGTGGCCAGTCTTCAAGGAACTAGGAACTTGAAGTATGTTGGAGGGGACATGTTTAATGAGAAAATCCCACCCGCTGATGCAATTCTCTTGAAG TGGATATTGCATGACTGGAACGACGAAGAGAGCGTACAAATACTGAAGAAGTGCAAGGAAGCTATACCAATAAAAGAGGAGGGAGGGAAGTTGATCATCATAGAGATGGTGATGGACAACCCGACTGAAGGAGATGAGAAGATTAAGGAAACACAGCTCTCCGCCGACATTTTCATGATGAACGCCATGGGAATAGAAAGAAACAGAGAGGAATGGGCCAAGCTTTTTGCGGATGCCGGTTTTAGCAGTTACAAGATGAGTCCTATATTGGGTTTACGATCTGTTATTGAAGTTTATCCATGA
- the LOC116202479 gene encoding probable O-methyltransferase 3: protein MGSFSSNDGAKEAMQRLLQAQAHIWKHCYSYVSSMCLKCALELGIPEAIHSHSGPMTLNQLVEAIPVRPGKAHCLHRVMRVLVHSGFFELQIRKRGGAHEDEEVYSLNNESKLLLRDNPVNLDPFVLFTLDPITLKPMDCLSTWFQNDDLCTVETAHGMISWDIMVSNPKFGSLFNSAMASDSRLVARVVTDSCKWVFEGLKSLVDVGGGTGETGKAIADTFPDMEYTVFDLPHVVAGLQGTRNLKYVGGDMFNEKIPTADAVLLKWILHDWTDEESVQILKKCKEAIPRKEEGGKLIIIEMVMDNPAVGDEKTKETHLLADVFIMNIMGLERNTEEWAKLFADAGFSSYKISPVLGLRSVIEVYP, encoded by the exons ATGGGTTCATTTTCATCTAATGATGGAGCGAAGGAAGCAATGCAGCGACTTCTTCAAGCTCAGGCCCACATATGGAAGCATTGCTACAGCTATGTCAGTTCGATGTGCTTGAAATGCGCCTTAGAACTTGGCATACCTGAAGCAATCCATAGCCACAGTGGACCCATGACTCTTAACCAGCTTGTGGAAGCGATCCCAGTCCGCCCGGGGAAGGCCCATTGCCTACACCGCGTTATGCGTGTACTCGTCCACTCAGGCTTCTTCGAACTGCAGATCAGAAAAAGAGGAGGAGCTCATGAGGATGAGGAGGTCTATTCGCTTAACAACGAGTCCAAACTCCTCCTCAGAGACAATCCCGTCAATTTGGATCCCTTCGTGCTGTTCACGCTTGATCCCATTACCCTGAAGCCGATGGATTGTTTGAGCACCTGGTTCCAAAATGATGATCTTTGCACGGTAGAGACGGCTCATGGAATGATATCATGGGATATTATGGTCAGCAATCCCAAGTTTGGGAGCCTATTCAACAGTGCCATGGCGAGCGATTCTCGGTTGGTAGCAAGGGTGGTGACAGACAGCTGCAAGTGGGTGTTTGAAGGGTTGAAGTCCCTCGTGGATGTTGGGGGCGGGACTGGGGAAACGGGCAAGGCGATAGCAGACACTTTCCCAGATATGGAGTACACCGTGTTCGATCTCCCACATGTGGTGGCCGGTCTACAAGGGACTAGGAACTTGAAGTATGTTGGAGGGGACATGTTTAATGAGAAAATCCCAACCGCAGACGCAGTTCTCTTGAAG TGGATATTGCATGATTGGACCGACGAAGAGAGTGTACAAATACTGAAGAAGTGCAAGGAAGCTATACCAAGAAAAGAGGAGGGAGGGAAGTTGATCATCATAGAGATGGTGATGGATAACCCAGCAGTAGGAGATGAGAAGACTAAGGAAACACATCTCTTGGCCGACGTATTCATTATGAACATCATGGGATTAGAAAGAAACACAGAGGAATGGGCCAAGCTCTTCGCTGATGCCGGTTTTAGCAGTTACAAGATAAGTCCTGTATTGGGTTTACGATCGGTCATTGAAGTTTATCCATAA